One window from the genome of Echinicola vietnamensis DSM 17526 encodes:
- a CDS encoding YdeI/OmpD-associated family protein: MNPKVDFFFEKDSKWQEAYGHLRKLVLECGLTETLKWGVPCYTYPSGKTGKPANVVLIHGFKEYCALLFHKGALLKDTDSLLIQQTENVQAARQIRFTSTQEISDNLPVLKAYIYQAIEVEKAGLEVKLKKTKEFDMPEEFKEYLDQNPDLKKAFEHLTPGRQRGYLLHFAQPKQSKTKVSRIEKAIPRIFDGLGLND; this comes from the coding sequence ATGAACCCAAAAGTTGATTTTTTCTTTGAAAAGGACAGCAAGTGGCAAGAAGCCTATGGTCACCTGCGGAAATTGGTGCTGGAATGTGGGCTGACAGAGACGCTCAAATGGGGCGTTCCCTGTTACACTTACCCTTCAGGAAAGACCGGAAAGCCTGCCAATGTGGTACTAATCCATGGCTTTAAGGAATATTGCGCCTTGCTATTCCACAAGGGAGCCCTCCTAAAAGACACCGATTCCCTGCTCATCCAGCAGACCGAAAATGTGCAGGCAGCACGTCAAATTAGGTTTACGAGCACGCAGGAAATTTCGGACAATCTTCCTGTCTTAAAAGCCTATATTTATCAAGCCATTGAGGTCGAAAAGGCGGGCTTGGAAGTGAAGCTCAAAAAGACCAAGGAGTTTGACATGCCTGAAGAATTTAAAGAATACCTCGATCAGAACCCCGACCTGAAAAAGGCCTTTGAACACCTTACGCCGGGGAGACAGCGGGGCTACTTGCTCCACTTTGCCCAACCCAAGCAGTCCAAGACCAAGGTTTCCAGGATTGAAAAGGCCATTCCAAGAATCTTTGACGGTTTGGGGTTGAACGATTAG
- a CDS encoding DUF4256 domain-containing protein — MSTNKKLDNEASEELLATLKGRFEQYPQRHQGLQWAAIEDKLLAHPSRLWSIDQMEATGGEPDVIGLDKATDQYIFCDCAAESPKGRRSICYDHDARIGRKKYPPQDSAVEMAAMMGIDLLNEEQYRLLQTLGEFDLKTSSWIHTPAAIRKLGGALFCDRRYDTVFLYHNGADSYYGARGFRGTVRV; from the coding sequence ATGAGTACCAATAAAAAATTAGACAACGAAGCGTCCGAGGAGCTATTGGCCACTTTGAAGGGCCGTTTTGAGCAGTATCCACAGCGGCACCAAGGGCTGCAATGGGCAGCCATCGAGGATAAACTTTTAGCGCACCCTTCTCGCCTTTGGTCCATCGACCAAATGGAAGCCACCGGTGGGGAGCCGGATGTCATTGGCCTGGATAAAGCTACGGACCAATACATTTTTTGTGATTGTGCTGCAGAAAGCCCCAAAGGGCGAAGGAGTATTTGCTACGATCATGACGCGCGAATAGGGCGTAAAAAGTACCCTCCACAAGACAGTGCAGTGGAAATGGCCGCGATGATGGGCATCGATCTTTTGAATGAAGAACAGTACCGTTTGCTTCAAACACTGGGGGAGTTTGACCTTAAAACCTCCAGCTGGATCCATACACCTGCAGCCATCCGCAAACTGGGCGGAGCGTTGTTTTGTGATCGGCGATATGACACCGTTTTTCTTTACCATAATGGCGCGGACTCCTATTATGGAGCCCGTGGGTTCAGGGGAACGGTAAGGGTTTAG